The following are from one region of the Cetobacterium somerae genome:
- a CDS encoding dicarboxylate/amino acid:cation symporter yields MKKNNLTKKIFYALVLGVTMGVAFLFLRENLIAQGKESVWNTINSILFQDITKTEGAKSFGIFYIIGQLFINALQLVIIPMVFTSIIIAVTSIQDSKSLKRISYKTFLGFGLSSVLALLYASIVGMVAYKANLFSVAINKVSGAGGATSSNPLLIIIKAIPQNIIAGLSNNGNVLVAVFLGISVGLVLNTMNDENSVVKKGILELNKISQIFLTFIINKFAPIAIFSLLMRTFAIYGIGYLQIASIYFVLTAITLIVFLILGYSFIIWISTGLNPIHFMKKISNVAMFAFSTSSSAASLPLNTKTTIEKLGVDETTTSFVLPMGMTVNMNGTAIMQVLATLFIAGVAGYEITVFNLATISLLALLASIGTPAAPGSGAIILFTILTGMGYSNEIAVSAYAIILGINRPLEMLLTSLNVVGDSAIAVYVSKSEGKLDHDTYHSLENKEEKIKI; encoded by the coding sequence ATGAAAAAAAATAATTTAACAAAAAAAATATTTTATGCTTTAGTTTTAGGTGTTACTATGGGAGTTGCATTTCTTTTTTTAAGAGAAAATTTAATTGCTCAAGGAAAAGAAAGTGTTTGGAATACTATAAATTCAATTTTATTCCAAGATATAACAAAAACAGAGGGAGCTAAATCTTTTGGAATTTTCTATATAATAGGGCAATTATTTATAAATGCGTTACAATTAGTTATTATACCAATGGTATTTACATCAATAATTATTGCTGTAACAAGTATTCAAGATTCGAAAAGTTTAAAAAGAATATCTTATAAAACTTTCTTAGGATTTGGATTAAGTTCTGTGTTAGCTCTTCTATATGCATCAATAGTAGGAATGGTAGCTTATAAAGCTAATTTATTTTCAGTAGCAATAAATAAAGTTTCTGGAGCTGGAGGAGCAACATCATCAAATCCATTATTAATAATAATAAAAGCTATTCCACAAAATATAATAGCGGGATTATCAAATAATGGAAATGTTTTAGTGGCAGTATTTTTAGGAATTTCTGTAGGGTTAGTTTTAAATACTATGAATGATGAAAATTCAGTTGTAAAAAAAGGGATATTAGAATTGAATAAAATATCACAGATATTCTTAACATTTATAATAAATAAATTTGCTCCAATAGCCATATTTTCATTATTAATGAGAACATTTGCAATTTATGGAATAGGATATTTACAAATTGCTAGTATATATTTTGTTTTAACAGCTATAACTTTAATTGTATTCCTTATATTGGGTTATTCATTTATCATATGGATTTCAACAGGATTAAATCCAATTCATTTTATGAAAAAAATATCTAATGTTGCGATGTTTGCTTTTTCAACATCATCGTCAGCGGCATCATTACCATTGAATACTAAAACAACAATTGAAAAATTGGGAGTAGATGAAACAACGACGTCATTTGTATTACCAATGGGAATGACTGTAAATATGAATGGAACTGCAATAATGCAAGTTTTAGCAACTTTATTTATAGCAGGAGTAGCAGGTTATGAAATTACAGTATTTAATTTAGCAACAATATCATTATTAGCATTATTAGCATCAATTGGAACACCTGCAGCACCAGGTAGCGGAGCTATAATTCTATTTACTATTTTAACAGGAATGGGATATAGTAATGAAATTGCGGTATCAGCTTATGCAATAATTTTAGGAATAAATAGACCATTAGAGATGTTGTTGACATCACTAAATGTTGTAGGAGATAGTGCTATAGCAGTGTATGTTTCAAAAAGTGAGGGGAAATTAGATCATGATACATACCATTCTTTAGAAAATAAAGAAGAAAAAATTAAAATCTAA
- a CDS encoding mechanosensitive ion channel family protein, which translates to MEEHYKGFLAQVMYTFTNEEFLVNLTNSLIIFFFRFAIALLFFIIGRKIFKSFLSKYYQTHAFKAIDSSFRTFLSSIIDTGSIVILLIISLLIMGFQHTSLIAFLGSIGIGVGLALKDNLSNFVGGLIILIFKTYSVDDEVEVIGNYGLISSIDVFSTTITTFSGDIVTIPNGNVITNQVINYSKTPNRRMKIVISVAYETNIDQVFQVLNDLVKNNKNILKNPAPFINIEKYNNSSIDIALKVWTKNEVYWDTYFEILKNIKPSLDSVNIVIPFPQMDIHIKHQNLYNNKSS; encoded by the coding sequence ATGGAAGAACATTACAAAGGATTTTTAGCACAAGTTATGTACACTTTTACAAACGAAGAGTTTTTAGTTAATTTAACTAATAGTCTTATAATATTTTTTTTTAGATTTGCTATTGCTTTATTATTCTTTATAATTGGACGGAAGATTTTTAAAAGTTTTTTATCTAAGTATTATCAAACTCATGCTTTTAAAGCTATCGATTCATCTTTTAGAACTTTTTTATCTTCAATTATAGATACTGGTTCTATTGTCATACTCCTTATTATTTCACTACTTATAATGGGATTTCAACATACATCCCTAATAGCTTTTCTAGGAAGTATCGGAATAGGTGTAGGATTAGCCTTAAAAGATAATCTTTCAAACTTTGTTGGTGGATTAATAATTTTAATTTTTAAAACCTACTCTGTCGATGATGAAGTAGAAGTCATTGGTAACTATGGTCTTATTTCATCTATTGATGTCTTCTCTACTACCATTACTACTTTTAGTGGTGATATCGTAACTATTCCAAATGGAAATGTTATAACTAATCAAGTTATTAATTATTCAAAGACGCCAAACCGAAGAATGAAAATTGTAATTTCTGTAGCTTATGAAACAAATATTGATCAAGTTTTTCAAGTTTTAAATGATTTAGTTAAAAATAATAAAAATATTTTAAAAAATCCTGCACCCTTTATCAATATAGAAAAATACAATAACAGCTCTATTGATATTGCATTAAAAGTTTGGACAAAAAATGAGGTTTATTGGGATACATATTTTGAAATTTTAAAAAATATCAAACCTTCCCTTGATTCAGTTAATATTGTTATTCCATTTCCACAAATGGATATTCATATTAAGCATCAAAACCTATATAATAATAAAAGCAGCTAG
- a CDS encoding murein L,D-transpeptidase catalytic domain family protein, producing the protein MLGKKYLMLALILGSISTTSFGFTLKNPTKTELKLSKAVLEDNEKRLYEEIGLNGKLNYDVFKTALNGYNKIDGRKKELLTIIDYSKPSTEKRFFVIDMDKKELLVYSHVSHGKNSGGNIATSFSNKVSSYKSSLGFFLTENTYMGGNGYSLVLNGLEKGINDKAKDRYIVIHGADYANPKIAKSQGRLGRSLGCPALPKDISKKAIDMIKNGSVLFVYGNDTNYLERSNYV; encoded by the coding sequence GTGTTAGGGAAAAAGTATTTAATGTTAGCTCTTATTTTAGGTTCAATATCAACAACATCATTTGGTTTTACATTAAAGAATCCTACAAAAACAGAGTTAAAATTATCAAAAGCAGTATTAGAAGATAATGAAAAAAGATTATATGAAGAGATTGGATTAAATGGAAAATTAAATTATGATGTTTTCAAAACAGCTTTAAATGGGTATAACAAAATTGATGGAAGAAAAAAAGAGTTATTAACAATAATAGATTATTCAAAGCCATCAACAGAAAAGAGATTTTTTGTAATTGATATGGATAAGAAAGAACTACTTGTATATTCACATGTATCTCATGGTAAAAACAGTGGTGGAAACATAGCAACATCTTTTTCAAATAAAGTTAGTTCATATAAAAGTTCTTTAGGATTCTTTTTAACTGAGAATACATATATGGGTGGAAATGGGTATTCATTAGTTTTGAATGGGTTAGAAAAAGGGATTAATGATAAAGCAAAAGATCGATATATAGTAATACATGGAGCAGATTATGCAAATCCTAAAATTGCTAAATCACAAGGAAGATTAGGAAGAAGTTTAGGATGCCCAGCATTGCCAAAGGATATCTCAAAAAAAGCAATAGATATGATAAAAAATGGTTCAGTTTTATTTGTATATGGAAATGATACAAATTATTTAGAGAGAAGTAACTATGTATAA
- a CDS encoding L,D-transpeptidase encodes MKNKFRYLLLGMFSIFSFLISSAATIEKDLTYNKYTLKDTYKYGKTTREFQWDKISRYLDRLDSFQGENIRFGTLKNYKNINGLPPVARQIAMEKYSDGSRPSVKDKFGNRRSQGIPLYIEGQMDRPERYAPDGSLISIISRDLENYKIKVENMDGEWIVPARYVKEIQANSFPRVVVVDRKNQNIATLEKVGDVWKVRSMNPASTGLDRPPYQLPTPLGVFVVQGKKYKMEYLKDGSHTEIDGYAPYASRFSGGGYIHGVPVNLPRTEMIEYSPTLGTTPRSHMCVRNATSHAKYVYEWAETNKGLVIVIE; translated from the coding sequence ATGAAAAATAAATTTAGATATTTACTTTTAGGAATGTTTTCTATTTTTAGCTTTTTAATATCTAGTGCAGCAACTATTGAAAAGGATTTGACTTATAATAAGTATACTTTGAAAGATACTTATAAGTATGGCAAAACTACGAGAGAATTTCAATGGGATAAAATATCTAGATATTTAGATCGATTAGATAGTTTTCAAGGGGAAAATATTAGATTTGGAACGTTAAAAAATTACAAAAATATAAATGGATTACCACCTGTAGCAAGACAAATAGCAATGGAGAAATATAGTGATGGTTCAAGACCTTCAGTAAAAGATAAATTTGGTAATAGAAGAAGTCAAGGAATACCATTATATATAGAAGGACAGATGGATAGACCAGAAAGATATGCTCCAGATGGGTCTTTAATTTCTATTATATCAAGAGATTTAGAAAATTATAAAATTAAAGTTGAAAATATGGATGGAGAATGGATAGTTCCAGCTAGATATGTAAAAGAGATACAAGCAAATAGTTTTCCAAGAGTAGTGGTTGTAGATAGAAAAAATCAAAATATAGCAACTTTGGAAAAAGTTGGAGATGTTTGGAAAGTAAGAAGTATGAATCCGGCTTCTACAGGACTTGATAGACCTCCTTATCAATTACCGACACCTCTTGGTGTATTTGTAGTTCAAGGAAAAAAATATAAGATGGAATATCTAAAAGATGGAAGTCATACAGAGATTGATGGATATGCACCATATGCAAGTAGATTTTCAGGTGGTGGATATATTCATGGAGTTCCAGTTAATTTGCCAAGAACAGAAATGATTGAATATAGTCCAACATTAGGAACGACTCCAAGATCTCATATGTGTGTTAGAAATGCAACTTCTCATGCTAAGTATGTTTATGAGTGGGCAGAGACAAATAAAGGATTAGTTATAGTAATTGAATAA
- a CDS encoding efflux RND transporter permease subunit, with protein MNIAQFSIKRPVVTMMIIISMVILGILTLVNLKTQLMPNYNMPMAAIRVSWKGASPDDMEKLVTKEIEKGLTSVEGIKRITTKSTMGKSALTVEFEYGVIIDNKVNDLVTAVSRIRNSLPDDIDEPIIRKTSSSGDRVMLIGLRGDDLINLKSFADNVVIPRLERIEGVGTVSVFGGLEKEISINIDPEKLEAYNLTVTDLYSTLKSASLNFPSGYIREGDKEYLVKVSGEAKTLEDIQEIVLKNSNGDTLYLTDIADVNLGIKDRSSYGRTDGIENIIINIEKSDVGNTVEISKVAKEELKKMEPLLPKGASFTINRDSAVDITKSINTVENNAITGLVLAGIILFIFLRDWRATLVVTVAIPVSIIATFGFFGAKGMTLNIISLMGLSLGVGMLVDNSIVVLDNIFRHLTELGQDRMEASENGATEVIIPIIASTATTIAVFIPIVIREGRAKEIYKDMAYSITFSLLASLIIAITFVPMVSSRILKSKNTVHEEGRILKYIKKYYSKILSNSLKHKAIVIISMIALFIGVVGYGARNIGGEFMPTTDDGIYSIIAELPSGMEIEKANRVAKELESIVEKDSQTKKFISSVGKEAVSIIVDIGPKSDRDKKVQQIMGETRKKISHIPDVKLNLVPRMAFGRGTGRDISLILKSDDLNQLSYVSKVISEKMAANPGFTDINNSMVNGNPEVRILLDRKKMEYYGVKVNDLTLSVSYQILGGAPIKIKTANEEVDVSLRLAEEFRNSPEKIKEMRIKSQNGGVVKLKDIATFEIGEGAYGIDKEDKITMVTIDANASNGLDLVTGQKYIKEILDEVGLPKTITYSFGGSGRNMAEVNEQLKFAFMVAMFLVYFILAAQFESYILPIIVMGTVPLSIIGVYSGLLVTGQKTNTMVFVGIIMLAGIVVNNAIVLIDYIKILLERELPLDQAIVEAGKTRLRPIFMTTMTTVFGMVPLSLGIGQGSEMYKGMAIAVIFGLIFSTLLTLILIPVLFYVYEVGKKKISKYI; from the coding sequence ATGAATATAGCACAATTTTCAATAAAACGTCCTGTTGTCACTATGATGATAATAATATCAATGGTTATACTAGGAATATTAACATTAGTTAACTTAAAAACACAACTTATGCCAAATTATAATATGCCGATGGCAGCTATAAGAGTAAGTTGGAAAGGCGCCTCTCCAGATGATATGGAGAAGTTAGTTACAAAAGAAATTGAAAAAGGTTTAACAAGTGTGGAAGGAATAAAAAGAATAACAACAAAATCTACCATGGGAAAATCAGCACTAACAGTTGAATTCGAATACGGTGTTATTATAGATAATAAAGTTAATGATTTAGTAACAGCTGTTAGTAGAATACGAAACAGTTTACCAGATGATATTGATGAACCAATTATAAGAAAAACTTCATCTTCTGGAGATAGAGTAATGCTTATTGGATTAAGAGGAGATGATTTAATAAACTTAAAAAGCTTTGCAGATAATGTTGTTATACCAAGATTAGAAAGAATAGAAGGTGTCGGAACTGTAAGTGTTTTTGGTGGTTTAGAAAAGGAAATAAGTATAAATATTGATCCGGAGAAATTAGAGGCATATAATCTTACAGTTACAGATTTGTATAGCACATTAAAAAGTGCTAGTTTAAACTTTCCATCTGGATATATACGAGAAGGTGATAAAGAATACTTGGTAAAAGTATCAGGGGAAGCTAAAACTTTAGAAGATATTCAAGAAATAGTTTTAAAAAATTCAAATGGAGATACCCTATATTTAACAGATATAGCAGATGTTAATTTAGGAATAAAAGATAGAAGTAGTTATGGTAGAACTGATGGAATTGAAAATATAATAATAAATATAGAGAAAAGTGATGTTGGAAATACTGTTGAAATATCTAAGGTAGCAAAAGAGGAGTTAAAAAAAATGGAGCCACTTTTACCTAAAGGGGCATCTTTTACTATAAATAGAGATTCTGCTGTGGATATAACGAAATCTATAAATACAGTTGAAAATAATGCTATAACAGGCCTTGTATTAGCTGGAATAATACTATTTATTTTTTTAAGAGACTGGAGAGCAACGTTAGTTGTAACAGTGGCTATACCAGTTTCAATAATTGCAACATTTGGATTCTTTGGAGCTAAAGGAATGACGTTAAATATAATATCTTTAATGGGATTATCTTTAGGTGTGGGAATGCTAGTTGATAACTCAATAGTTGTTTTAGATAATATCTTTAGACATTTAACTGAGTTAGGGCAAGATAGAATGGAAGCATCTGAAAATGGAGCTACAGAAGTTATTATTCCAATAATAGCTTCAACAGCAACAACAATCGCTGTGTTTATTCCTATAGTTATAAGAGAGGGAAGAGCGAAAGAGATTTATAAAGATATGGCATATTCAATAACATTTTCTTTATTAGCATCGCTGATAATAGCTATAACTTTTGTACCAATGGTATCAAGTAGAATTTTAAAATCTAAAAATACAGTACATGAAGAAGGAAGAATTTTAAAGTACATAAAAAAATATTATTCAAAGATATTATCAAATTCTTTAAAACATAAAGCGATAGTTATTATAAGTATGATAGCTTTATTTATAGGAGTTGTAGGATATGGAGCTAGAAATATTGGTGGAGAGTTTATGCCAACAACTGATGATGGAATATATAGTATTATAGCTGAACTCCCAAGTGGAATGGAGATTGAAAAAGCTAATAGAGTAGCAAAAGAGTTGGAATCTATTGTAGAAAAGGATTCTCAAACGAAAAAATTTATATCTTCAGTAGGGAAAGAAGCGGTCTCAATAATTGTAGATATAGGACCTAAAAGTGATAGAGATAAAAAAGTGCAACAAATAATGGGAGAGACAAGAAAAAAGATATCACATATTCCAGATGTAAAATTAAATTTAGTTCCTAGAATGGCTTTTGGAAGAGGAACAGGAAGAGATATATCTTTAATTTTAAAATCTGATGATCTAAATCAATTAAGCTATGTTTCGAAAGTAATTTCAGAAAAAATGGCAGCAAATCCAGGGTTTACAGATATAAATAACTCTATGGTTAACGGAAATCCAGAAGTGAGAATACTTTTAGATAGAAAAAAAATGGAGTATTATGGAGTTAAAGTTAATGACTTAACACTTTCTGTAAGTTATCAAATCTTAGGTGGAGCTCCAATAAAGATAAAGACAGCAAATGAAGAGGTAGATGTAAGTTTAAGACTTGCTGAAGAGTTTAGAAATTCACCTGAAAAAATAAAGGAGATGAGAATAAAATCTCAAAATGGTGGAGTTGTAAAATTAAAAGATATAGCTACTTTTGAAATTGGTGAAGGAGCATATGGAATTGATAAAGAGGATAAAATTACAATGGTAACTATTGACGCGAATGCTTCTAATGGTTTAGATTTAGTAACAGGTCAAAAGTATATAAAAGAGATTTTAGATGAGGTAGGGCTACCAAAAACAATAACATATTCTTTTGGTGGAAGTGGAAGAAATATGGCAGAAGTAAATGAACAACTAAAGTTTGCATTTATGGTTGCAATGTTTTTAGTTTACTTTATATTAGCTGCTCAATTTGAATCATATATACTTCCAATAATAGTAATGGGAACTGTTCCGTTGTCAATAATAGGTGTCTATAGTGGATTATTAGTAACGGGACAAAAAACAAATACGATGGTTTTTGTTGGAATCATTATGTTAGCGGGAATAGTTGTAAATAACGCAATAGTTTTAATAGACTATATAAAGATTCTTTTAGAAAGAGAGTTACCTTTAGATCAGGCTATAGTAGAAGCAGGAAAAACAAGATTAAGACCAATTTTTATGACAACAATGACAACAGTGTTTGGAATGGTTCCTTTATCTTTAGGAATAGGGCAAGGTAGTGAAATGTATAAGGGAATGGCCATAGCAGTTATATTTGGATTAATTTTCTCAACATTATTAACATTAATTTTAATTCCTGTACTCTTTTATGTTTATGAAGTAGGAAAAAAGAAAATTTCAAAGTATATCTAG
- a CDS encoding efflux RND transporter periplasmic adaptor subunit, whose translation MIKKLLIISISLILFGCGSSNGKQKSKEKLGKNIKISEIKPESIVRLNISSGVTEPLNEVKVITKTGGTVKRINFKNGDKVKKGQIILVLEDQEVQSAYLKAQATYISNKADFEIKKKNYEKFKQLYEKQLISEEEYLVKKINFLQGESALKNSEATYLSAKKDFEDLVVKSKFDGIITDLDLKLYEKITPNSDLVTVVDDSKMLVKTGVSVHEISELSVGNKAEIDLEGIENNYFGNVYEINPVANKDNKKYQIKVEIENPEGKIKKGMYSKVLVETGSKRGYLVPKNTIVIKELYSYIFVVENGEAKRIKVERGYSNNEKQEIISDELYSNMKLVTEGQFLLEDRDKVNIIE comes from the coding sequence ACTGATAATATCAATATCATTAATATTATTTGGATGTGGTAGTAGCAATGGAAAACAGAAATCAAAAGAAAAGCTAGGAAAAAATATTAAAATATCTGAGATAAAACCAGAATCAATAGTACGTCTAAATATATCAAGTGGAGTAACGGAACCTTTAAATGAGGTTAAAGTTATAACTAAAACGGGTGGAACTGTAAAAAGGATAAACTTTAAAAATGGAGATAAAGTAAAAAAAGGTCAAATTATATTAGTTTTAGAGGATCAAGAAGTGCAATCAGCTTATTTAAAAGCTCAAGCAACATATATCTCTAATAAGGCAGATTTTGAAATAAAGAAAAAAAATTATGAAAAATTTAAGCAACTTTATGAAAAACAACTTATATCTGAAGAGGAGTATTTAGTGAAAAAAATTAATTTTCTTCAAGGAGAAAGTGCTTTGAAAAATTCAGAAGCAACGTATTTATCAGCTAAAAAAGATTTTGAAGACTTAGTTGTGAAATCTAAATTTGATGGAATTATTACAGATTTAGATTTAAAGCTTTATGAAAAAATAACACCAAATAGTGATTTGGTAACAGTTGTTGATGACAGTAAAATGCTTGTAAAAACTGGAGTATCAGTCCATGAAATAAGTGAATTATCTGTTGGGAATAAAGCAGAAATAGATTTAGAAGGAATTGAAAATAACTATTTTGGTAATGTATATGAAATAAACCCTGTAGCAAATAAAGATAATAAAAAATATCAAATAAAGGTAGAAATTGAAAATCCAGAGGGGAAAATAAAAAAAGGAATGTACTCTAAGGTTTTAGTTGAAACAGGAAGTAAAAGAGGATACCTAGTTCCTAAAAATACGATTGTTATAAAGGAACTATATTCATATATCTTCGTAGTAGAAAATGGAGAGGCTAAGAGGATAAAGGTAGAGAGAGGATACTCAAATAATGAAAAACAAGAGATAATAAGTGATGAGCTTTATTCGAATATGAAACTTGTAACAGAGGGACAATTTTTATTAGAAGATAGAGATAAAGTTAATATTATAGAGTAG